GGTCTTCAATTACTTTCTTAACTGCCCATCCTGTGTAGTATGCATAAGGTTCAGGATTTAGTGTTGAGGAAGCGTATCTGGCAGATATGCGGCTCGCCATGTAACAGAGTTTTACATTTGGAAAACGCACCTTAATATTATTCATGATTCTTTTATACTGAACAATAAGAGAATCATAATATGGCTGAATTTGTGAACCGGAGGCAGGATTAGCTTCTTTAAACCAGATAACTTCCACCTGACTCGAAGTAACTCCTGCTGTGGCAAGACGTGTATTAATAGTATTCCAATAGGTTGCGTAGTTAGGATTGCTTGGAGTAGAAATAACAGATGCTGTCATGCTTCCTTGTGCGCCATCCACAAAAGTGAGTTTGGGATTTTTGTTTGCATACGCATTTGCCAGTGGAATAAACTGCTGGGTTTCCATGGTGGCGTTTGACATTCCTATGCTGAGCCAGACAATTTTGCCATTAACATTATCAATATTTCCTGTAGCATCGAGCGGAACAACTTGTTGGGCAAGAGATATACCCGCAGCCATGTGTGTGGCGGGACGATAATTAGAGCCGTTGGGATAAAGCCCGCCTGTCCATGTGGCAGCCCATGCATTAACAAAGGAACCAGTTCCCAAATCATTGATGGGTGTTAATCCGCTTGAAGCGGCAGCGCAATTTGCTTGTGCGAAGGCAATCACTGTATCAGCGATTGCCGCTACGAGGAATAAAACTTT
This is a stretch of genomic DNA from Bacteroidota bacterium. It encodes these proteins:
- a CDS encoding T9SS type A sorting domain-containing protein, with the translated sequence MKKVLFLVAAIADTVIAFAQANCAAASSGLTPINDLGTGSFVNAWAATWTGGLYPNGSNYRPATHMAAGISLAQQVVPLDATGNIDNVNGKIVWLSIGMSNATMETQQFIPLANAYANKNPKLTFVDGAQGSMTASVISTPSNPNYATYWNTINTRLATAGVTSSQVEVIWFKEANPASGSQIQPYYDSLIVQYKRIMNNIKVRFPNVKLCYMASRISARYASSTLNPEPYAYYTGWAVKKVIEDQINGDPQLQYSGPGANSPFLSYGIYMWSDGSTPELTNPNVFWTCPTDFTTDGTHPSVPTGAAKVANLLLTFFQNDTLSCPWFFNTAPAWCGVVGIQHETISGAALNIFPNPFSTTTTIQITSSELKNKNLDLKLYNLFGQEIMQTRNIKNETIIDRSNFLSGIYILKLFSTDDNKFISVNKITIE